A stretch of Lactuca sativa cultivar Salinas chromosome 6, Lsat_Salinas_v11, whole genome shotgun sequence DNA encodes these proteins:
- the LOC111898315 gene encoding flocculation protein FLO11-like — MAKKPKAASTSDLDYVPSDQDQLKSNEGENVHLESSPRGNTHPRSPTLEVRFNEFGPTPPPSPSPTTVPISMAPVPPPVTSQPTSTTPIASTAPLPPPIIKQATTTTTTIEPPVVVNVSDTRAATEGIDIPVTSKPLSPPPSTESDTVLGVSDMEYDSIYYSPYHVLSDDDDDAPITKRHLKDVNEKLDRLLASSSTSSNSAYSDTAVKALIETSIQKHDESIQTATKTVDASTLSCKNASAEVGNVIEDANIFLDSLKGVAESNANKVNSATDSLSKSLQGEQQKFEVVRASLKTNEIVLLSSISSRLNKLQNNLAMENKVMDELALCDNPKLFLLSLPCFR, encoded by the coding sequence ATGGCTAAGAAACCGAAGGCTGCCTCAACTAGTGATTTGGATTATGTTCCATCGGATCAAGACCAACTGAAGTCCAATGAAGGCGAAAATGTTCATCTTGAAAGCTCACCAAGAGGAAATACACATCCTCGTTCCCCAACTCTTGAGGTACGTTTCAACGAATTTGGTCCAACTCCACCTCCTTCTCCATCTCCTACTACAGTGCCTATTTCAATGGCACCTGTTCCCCCACCGGTTACATCTCAACCTACCTCAACTACACCAATTGCTTCAACTGCTCCTCTTCCACCTCCAATCATCAAACAAGCAACAACCACAACTACTACAATAGAACCTCCGGttgttgtcaacgtatctgatacgagggCGGCTACCGAGGGTATCGACATCCCTGTTACTTCAAAACCTTTATCCCCACCTCCCTCAACTGAATCTGATACTGTTCTTGGCGTATCCGATATGGAGTATGACTCTATTTATTATAGCCCATATCATGTTctaagcgatgatgatgatgatgctcccatCACCAAGCGACACCTAAAGGATGTAAATGAGAAGCTTGACAGGTTGCTCGCTTCATCTTCCACTTCCTCAAACTCTGCTTACTCTGATACTGCTGTCAAAGCCCTGATTGAAACTTCCATTCAAAAGCATGATGAGTCCATCCAGACGGCGACCAAGACTGTGGATGCCTCTACATTATCGTGTAAGAATGCATCTGCAGAGGTGGGAAATGTAATTGAAGATGCCAATATTTTTCTGGACTCTCTTAAGGGAGTTGCTGAGTCCAATGCCAACAAGGTCAATTCTGCTACTGATTCTCTTTCCAAATCACTTCAAGGTGAGCAACAAAAATTTGAGGTGGTGCGTGCTTCTCTAAAAACTAATGAGATTGTTCTTCTATCATCCATCTCCTCTCGTCTGAACAAACTGCAGAATAATCTAGCCATGGAAAACAAGGTCATGGATGAGCTGGctctctgtgacaacccgaaactttttctGTTATCCTTACCttgtttccgttaa